A window of the Halorussus pelagicus genome harbors these coding sequences:
- a CDS encoding RNA-guided endonuclease InsQ/TnpB family protein: MHYNYKYRLGPPEALTETLLHHVDTCRQLYNHVLYKLNKADEIPARYKVQGTLPDLKSWWDELGDVHSKVLQMVVKRVYDNLSTLKAQKENGRGVGMLKWKPPREYRSLTYNQSGFKLKNTSGRPVLWLSKIGEIPIHLHRDIPENATIKQVTVKQEPTGEWFATFGIDVDEDPPEKPENPERVVGIDVGILKYAHDTDGTAVKSPDFSDERERLERAQRELSQKEHGSNNWEEQRKTVARRHADLKRKRQDFLHKLSNYYARKYDLVAVEDLDAKALVELPGNSRNRAGASWGTFLRMLEYKCEREGTHFVAVDPRGTTKECMSCGMETDKPLWVREHSCPSCGFKADRDANASWNILSRGLEDVGVGYSESTPVETALPADTPVSAKRVVETGSPILTERTASAVSE; this comes from the coding sequence ATGCACTACAACTACAAGTATCGACTCGGCCCACCGGAAGCCCTCACTGAGACGCTTCTGCACCACGTCGATACTTGTAGGCAACTCTACAACCACGTCCTCTACAAACTCAACAAGGCAGACGAGATTCCAGCACGCTACAAGGTACAGGGGACACTCCCCGACCTCAAATCGTGGTGGGACGAACTCGGAGACGTTCACTCAAAAGTGTTGCAGATGGTCGTCAAACGCGTCTACGACAACCTCTCCACGCTCAAAGCGCAGAAAGAGAACGGACGCGGTGTTGGAATGCTCAAGTGGAAACCTCCTCGAGAGTATCGGTCGCTCACCTACAATCAGTCCGGCTTCAAACTCAAGAATACGAGTGGTCGGCCTGTCCTGTGGTTGAGCAAAATCGGTGAGATTCCGATTCACCTTCACCGCGACATCCCCGAGAACGCGACCATCAAACAAGTCACGGTCAAGCAAGAACCTACGGGCGAGTGGTTCGCCACGTTCGGTATCGACGTGGACGAAGACCCTCCCGAGAAACCGGAGAATCCAGAACGAGTCGTCGGAATTGACGTTGGAATCCTGAAATACGCACACGATACTGACGGAACCGCGGTCAAGTCGCCGGATTTCTCCGACGAGCGCGAGCGGTTGGAACGCGCCCAGCGCGAACTTTCGCAGAAGGAACACGGCTCGAACAATTGGGAAGAACAGCGTAAGACGGTCGCTCGACGACACGCCGACCTGAAGCGCAAGCGTCAAGATTTCCTCCACAAGTTGTCGAACTACTACGCCCGCAAGTACGACCTTGTAGCGGTCGAGGACTTGGACGCGAAGGCACTGGTCGAACTCCCCGGCAACTCTCGGAACCGAGCCGGAGCCTCGTGGGGAACATTCCTCCGAATGCTCGAATACAAGTGCGAACGCGAAGGGACACACTTCGTCGCCGTAGACCCCCGAGGTACGACCAAAGAGTGCATGTCGTGCGGAATGGAGACGGACAAGCCATTATGGGTACGTGAACACTCGTGCCCGTCATGTGGGTTCAAGGCAGACAGAGACGCGAATGCGTCGTGGAACATCCTTTCTCGCGGTCTCGAAGATGTAGGAGTGGGATACTCCGAATCAACGCCTGTGGAGACTGCGCTCCCTGCGGATACACCCGTATCTGCAAAGCGCGTCGTGGAAACAGGAAGCCCCATCCTCACGGAGCGAACCGCGTCAGCGGTGAGCGAGTAG
- a CDS encoding Ntn hydrolase family protein — MATIVAVEADGGAVLAGDRRHTAGGTVASDDKRHVFDFGAVGAAAVRASDGVGEPGGAGDAETTGSAGGIDEFRRRLETEVEFHETERGEAMGVTRLATVASRIADDEGVEAVVAGRDDDKKNDRQPRIRGLRSDGSILGDNVAAFGSGAQLALGVLEGREEGLSLDDVAELAREAIDTAADRDTDTDTEIDTYRLADDD, encoded by the coding sequence ATGGCAACCATCGTCGCCGTCGAGGCTGACGGCGGAGCAGTGCTGGCCGGGGACCGACGACACACCGCGGGCGGGACCGTGGCCAGCGACGACAAGCGCCACGTCTTCGACTTCGGAGCGGTCGGCGCGGCCGCGGTGAGAGCGTCCGACGGCGTGGGAGAACCCGGCGGTGCAGGGGACGCCGAAACCACCGGGAGCGCCGGAGGAATCGACGAGTTCCGGCGCAGACTCGAAACCGAAGTCGAGTTCCACGAAACCGAACGCGGCGAGGCGATGGGCGTCACGCGACTCGCCACCGTCGCCAGTCGAATCGCCGACGACGAGGGCGTGGAGGCGGTCGTCGCGGGCCGCGACGACGACAAGAAAAACGATAGGCAGCCCCGAATCCGGGGTCTCCGGAGCGACGGGTCCATCCTCGGCGACAACGTGGCCGCCTTCGGGTCCGGCGCACAGTTGGCACTGGGGGTCCTCGAAGGCCGTGAGGAGGGGCTTTCGCTGGACGACGTGGCGGAACTCGCGCGCGAGGCCATCGACACCGCGGCCGACCGCGACACGGACACCGACACAGAAATCGATACCTATCGACTGGCCGACGACGACTGA
- a CDS encoding ArnT family glycosyltransferase, giving the protein MTEQNVSHETTVRDQQWKRDVLWLAPAFLSGVVLFYVYLRSHSYPSFGAGLYLLIAERISEAGYALPETIPHYTEGGVPFAYPPLMFYVVAAIGDLTGLDPIAISRFLPGVVTLAYLVPLYLFARELLGSRPQAALTSLVAAVSPPLLQWHISAGGIVRAPAFLFSLAGIYAGLRLYRDRDQRWVVPSLALFTLTVLTHPVYTVFFALSYVLLYLHFDRTLWGLARGAVVGVGGILLAAPWWTQVMAHHGIDVFTGAAGTHGGIGGGVPSLSALLHIDLQSLFVGSVLSVVPLLGIVYLLNERRFFLPVWFVAVTVVVGKARFSMLVGSFITAVFLLEFVGARLDAQSRFRVGRRGAVTAALVLIATVGLAGGAMYATGDVDAHAGSPSLPQFIDHDDVEAMEWAERNTASSATFVVQGDAAEWFPQQTHRTMLVGPWGVEWKGHEPYTRQLDLFQDVSSCNSAQCMSQTLSNEGVRPDYIYLPKGTFTVRGMQYQRTSKLAMSMHLSPTYRTVFENDGVIVFEVLGEGERDEKRSDDATGNGGE; this is encoded by the coding sequence ATGACCGAGCAGAACGTATCACACGAGACGACGGTACGCGACCAGCAGTGGAAACGCGACGTGCTCTGGCTCGCGCCCGCGTTCCTGTCCGGAGTCGTACTGTTCTACGTCTACCTGCGCTCGCACTCCTACCCTTCGTTCGGGGCGGGCCTGTATCTCCTCATCGCCGAGCGCATCTCGGAGGCTGGGTACGCGCTCCCCGAGACGATTCCCCACTACACGGAGGGCGGCGTCCCCTTTGCCTACCCACCCTTGATGTTCTACGTCGTCGCGGCGATAGGCGACCTGACCGGTCTCGACCCCATCGCCATCTCCCGGTTCCTGCCGGGCGTCGTGACGCTGGCGTATCTCGTTCCGCTCTACCTGTTCGCCCGCGAGTTACTGGGTTCGCGCCCGCAGGCGGCCCTGACCAGTCTCGTCGCCGCGGTGAGTCCGCCGCTCTTGCAGTGGCACATCTCGGCGGGCGGCATCGTCCGGGCACCGGCGTTCCTGTTCTCGCTTGCGGGCATCTACGCCGGACTGCGCCTCTACCGCGACCGCGACCAGCGGTGGGTCGTCCCCTCGCTCGCGCTGTTCACGCTGACGGTGCTGACCCACCCGGTGTACACCGTCTTCTTCGCGCTGTCGTACGTCCTGCTCTACCTCCACTTCGACCGCACGCTCTGGGGACTCGCGCGCGGCGCGGTGGTCGGGGTCGGCGGTATCCTGCTGGCCGCGCCGTGGTGGACGCAGGTAATGGCTCACCACGGCATCGACGTGTTCACCGGCGCGGCGGGCACCCACGGCGGCATCGGCGGCGGCGTCCCGTCGCTGTCGGCACTCCTCCACATCGACCTCCAGAGCCTCTTCGTCGGGAGCGTGCTGTCGGTGGTGCCGCTTCTGGGAATCGTCTACCTCCTGAACGAGCGGCGGTTCTTCCTCCCGGTCTGGTTCGTCGCGGTCACCGTCGTCGTCGGAAAGGCCCGCTTCTCGATGCTCGTCGGGTCGTTCATCACCGCCGTCTTCCTGCTGGAGTTCGTCGGCGCGCGACTCGACGCGCAGTCCCGGTTCCGCGTGGGTCGCCGCGGGGCGGTCACGGCCGCGCTCGTCCTGATAGCGACGGTGGGGCTGGCCGGGGGCGCGATGTACGCGACGGGCGACGTGGACGCCCACGCCGGGAGTCCATCGCTCCCGCAGTTCATCGACCACGACGACGTGGAGGCGATGGAGTGGGCCGAGCGAAACACCGCCTCAAGCGCGACGTTCGTCGTGCAGGGCGACGCCGCCGAGTGGTTCCCACAGCAGACCCACCGGACGATGCTGGTCGGGCCGTGGGGCGTCGAGTGGAAGGGCCACGAACCGTACACCCGACAGTTGGACCTCTTCCAGGACGTGTCCTCGTGCAACAGCGCCCAGTGCATGTCACAGACGCTTTCGAACGAGGGCGTGCGCCCGGACTACATCTACCTGCCGAAAGGCACGTTCACGGTTCGGGGGATGCAGTACCAGCGCACGAGCAAACTGGCGATGTCGATGCACCTCTCGCCGACGTACCGGACCGTCTTCGAGAACGACGGCGTCATCGTCTTCGAAGTGCTGGGCGAAGGAGAGCGCGACGAGAAACGGTCCGACGACGCCACCGGAAACGGCGGCGAGTAG
- a CDS encoding MBL fold metallo-hydrolase, whose protein sequence is MKFSYQHANPSSGGGSYLLRFRDSTLDPTPCILVDSGVGVDLDSLLADDEYLAAVLLTHAHLDHYASLADSLRDGAPVYVAEPTANVLESVLTEGEKNYKIGATESVSDAIEPLDGWQTIVPEVEVTPVPAGHTPGAAGFLVRFHDGSRAKHLLFTGDFTDRRAAGYSGFQSDLPVDVDVLFVNVSTTDDFEETLTDSLFTLLERSQAGSETLVTASALTAVHYAYLLGHLGERLGETVPVTLAGQAAKLYRDFGYDVPNVEPVAVFDSPGELLERGTVTFAGPEVPTEGSARRLFGTIEDDSSATLVQLTAGATTPVETASCTVYDYEVVNHPPMSVIDELVANLNPIHVVAGHGPRRVLRNFRGRYDERFVWASNDDREQTLYEGGRWSPPPWLSETAVQSIFAQDWQTSGGRFGNLLTESDLQLPTVSRADETDLEAEGVGVERLEDRFGGRDDESEVPTGPDDSAASSPAAADDDTTGPETEAATESGQATAESEPATESKPEAADASVPAETIADDHPAVNDDETFRREVLGRLDALASETGGTPVRARVVDGGEDVTMLRLLGETDLDHGDEVTVVLSDDGEE, encoded by the coding sequence ATGAAGTTCAGCTATCAGCATGCGAACCCGTCGTCCGGCGGCGGTTCGTATCTTCTCCGATTTCGAGACTCGACGCTCGACCCGACTCCCTGCATCCTCGTGGACTCGGGAGTCGGCGTCGATTTAGACTCGCTTCTCGCGGACGACGAGTACCTCGCGGCGGTGTTGCTGACTCACGCGCATCTCGACCACTACGCCTCGCTCGCGGACTCCTTGCGGGACGGCGCGCCCGTGTACGTCGCCGAACCAACCGCGAACGTCCTCGAAAGCGTCCTCACGGAGGGAGAGAAGAACTACAAAATCGGCGCGACCGAATCCGTGTCCGACGCCATCGAACCGCTCGACGGGTGGCAGACCATCGTGCCGGAAGTCGAGGTCACGCCGGTTCCGGCGGGTCACACGCCCGGCGCGGCCGGGTTCCTCGTCCGGTTCCACGACGGGTCGCGCGCCAAACATCTGCTTTTCACCGGCGACTTCACGGACCGCCGCGCGGCGGGGTACTCGGGCTTTCAGTCGGATCTCCCCGTCGATGTAGACGTGCTGTTCGTCAACGTCTCCACGACCGACGATTTCGAGGAGACGCTGACCGACTCGCTGTTCACGCTCCTCGAACGCTCGCAGGCCGGGTCGGAGACGCTCGTGACCGCCAGCGCGCTCACGGCGGTCCACTACGCCTATCTACTGGGCCACCTCGGCGAGCGACTCGGCGAGACCGTCCCCGTGACGCTGGCCGGGCAGGCCGCGAAACTCTACCGCGACTTCGGCTACGACGTGCCGAACGTCGAACCGGTCGCCGTCTTCGACTCGCCGGGCGAACTCCTCGAACGCGGGACCGTCACCTTCGCGGGACCGGAAGTTCCCACGGAGGGGAGCGCGCGCCGCCTCTTCGGGACCATCGAGGACGACTCCTCGGCCACGCTCGTCCAGTTGACCGCGGGCGCGACGACGCCAGTCGAAACCGCCTCCTGTACCGTCTACGACTACGAAGTCGTCAACCATCCGCCGATGTCGGTCATCGACGAGTTGGTCGCCAACCTGAACCCCATCCACGTCGTCGCCGGTCACGGTCCGCGGCGCGTACTTCGGAACTTCCGGGGGCGCTACGACGAGCGGTTCGTCTGGGCCAGCAACGACGACCGCGAACAGACCCTCTACGAGGGCGGCCGCTGGTCCCCGCCGCCGTGGTTGAGCGAGACCGCCGTCCAGTCGATATTCGCGCAGGACTGGCAGACCAGCGGCGGCCGCTTCGGGAACCTACTCACCGAGTCCGACCTGCAACTTCCGACGGTTTCTCGCGCCGACGAAACGGACCTCGAAGCGGAGGGTGTCGGCGTCGAACGCCTCGAAGACCGATTCGGCGGGCGCGACGACGAGAGTGAGGTCCCGACGGGACCCGACGATTCTGCTGCGTCGTCGCCCGCCGCGGCGGACGACGACACGACCGGGCCAGAGACCGAGGCCGCCACCGAATCGGGACAAGCGACGGCAGAATCGGAACCAGCGACCGAATCGAAACCGGAGGCGGCGGACGCGTCCGTGCCCGCCGAGACGATTGCCGACGACCATCCCGCGGTGAACGACGACGAGACGTTCCGCCGCGAAGTCCTCGGCCGACTCGACGCCCTCGCGTCCGAGACCGGGGGAACGCCGGTCCGCGCTCGCGTCGTGGACGGCGGCGAGGACGTGACTATGCTCCGATTACTGGGCGAGACAGACCTCGACCATGGCGACGAAGTGACAGTCGTCCTGTCGGACGACGGCGAGGAGTGA
- a CDS encoding RDD family protein, producing the protein MAPPTLSLFGVLHADRPAKVRAELADFADDADALFIEQPETEITLRTFGRVALRTPTFFLGMLLQIVAFEPLYALLHREYDEAEAIAVRRVAADRDLPVHEVDDHPALYMSRAGPRWILANWLALAAFAYAFGTALAALVGVLAVAVGATVLTQWLDRRLWVVAAIPATVGPFAFAATNGLFSIYPITAVLIFVGASAGLLTEYRNGHMVDRVSVISEREEYERACLVTGKAHLAGLLDLAADADLSISRMHVSRWLRTSDDVTENPDSESFGGRSPVGWFTTAFGLTRPDPKRETETDVFGQRMVAAILDLAFAAVSGVVGSFVFAVGVVLVLGESASVPALVVGMVVSPLLYFLVWEASLGRTPGKWLLGLVVVSEDGSPASFSSVLARNLLRPLDFAPFYVLGFLSMLATDRAQRVGDMAAGTVVVSAE; encoded by the coding sequence ATGGCTCCCCCGACGCTCAGTCTCTTCGGCGTCCTCCACGCCGACCGCCCGGCGAAGGTCCGGGCGGAGTTGGCCGACTTCGCCGACGACGCGGACGCGCTGTTCATCGAACAACCCGAGACCGAGATTACGCTCCGGACGTTCGGCCGGGTCGCCCTCCGAACGCCGACGTTCTTCCTCGGCATGTTGCTTCAAATCGTCGCCTTCGAGCCGCTGTACGCTCTCCTGCACCGAGAGTACGACGAGGCGGAGGCTATCGCCGTCCGGCGGGTCGCTGCCGACCGAGACCTCCCGGTCCACGAGGTGGACGACCACCCGGCCCTCTACATGAGCAGGGCGGGACCGCGCTGGATTCTGGCTAACTGGCTGGCGCTCGCGGCGTTCGCGTATGCTTTCGGAACGGCACTCGCCGCGCTGGTCGGCGTCCTCGCGGTCGCGGTCGGCGCGACGGTTCTGACCCAGTGGCTCGACCGCCGTCTCTGGGTCGTTGCCGCGATTCCCGCGACGGTGGGACCCTTCGCCTTCGCGGCGACGAACGGTCTCTTCTCTATCTACCCCATCACCGCAGTGCTGATCTTTGTCGGGGCGTCTGCGGGCCTCCTCACCGAGTACCGGAACGGTCACATGGTCGATAGGGTTTCGGTTATCTCCGAACGCGAGGAGTACGAGCGCGCCTGTCTCGTCACGGGGAAGGCCCACCTCGCCGGACTCCTCGATCTCGCGGCGGACGCCGACCTCTCGATTTCCCGGATGCACGTCTCGCGCTGGCTCAGAACCTCCGACGACGTGACCGAAAACCCAGATTCCGAGTCGTTTGGCGGGCGCTCGCCGGTCGGTTGGTTCACCACTGCGTTCGGTCTCACTCGCCCGGACCCGAAGCGCGAGACCGAGACCGACGTGTTCGGCCAGCGGATGGTCGCGGCGATACTCGACCTCGCGTTTGCGGCCGTCTCAGGCGTCGTCGGAAGCTTCGTGTTCGCGGTCGGCGTCGTTCTCGTGCTCGGCGAGTCGGCCTCCGTCCCCGCGCTCGTCGTCGGAATGGTCGTCTCTCCGCTGCTGTACTTCCTCGTCTGGGAGGCGTCGCTCGGGCGCACGCCGGGCAAGTGGCTGCTCGGACTGGTCGTCGTCTCGGAGGACGGCTCTCCGGCATCTTTTTCGTCGGTCCTCGCCCGGAATCTGCTCCGGCCGCTGGACTTCGCACCGTTCTACGTGTTGGGGTTTCTCTCGATGCTGGCGACCGACCGCGCACAGCGCGTCGGCGACATGGCGGCCGGTACCGTCGTCGTCAGCGCCGAATGA
- a CDS encoding SelT/SelW/SelH family protein, giving the protein MTQVEIEYCVPCGMLDRAQDVQHALLEEYGERLDSVALVTGDSGVFEVRADGETIFDKEEDEFDMDAIVASVGESVSASA; this is encoded by the coding sequence ATGACACAAGTCGAAATCGAGTACTGCGTCCCCTGCGGGATGCTCGACCGGGCACAGGACGTACAGCACGCGCTCTTGGAGGAATACGGCGAACGCCTCGACTCGGTGGCCCTCGTGACTGGCGACAGCGGCGTCTTCGAGGTGCGCGCCGACGGCGAGACTATTTTCGACAAGGAAGAAGACGAGTTCGACATGGACGCCATCGTGGCGTCGGTCGGCGAGAGCGTGTCGGCGTCGGCCTGA
- a CDS encoding DUF2080 family transposase-associated protein — MDTFEIEGEEVLGGTAKPSGNSAHVIVPKRWRGADVKVVRVSEPDSDE; from the coding sequence ATGGATACGTTTGAGATCGAAGGTGAAGAAGTTCTTGGCGGTACTGCAAAACCGTCGGGAAATAGCGCCCACGTCATCGTTCCCAAACGCTGGCGTGGCGCTGACGTGAAAGTCGTCCGCGTTTCCGAACCCGATTCAGACGAATAG
- a CDS encoding glycosyltransferase has product MKVLNLVSNEDARFFEQQRTVLERRGVNCETMKPPGDHVAREDMTERTAGDYLKFVPQVLTESREGYDLVHANYGLTAPMALAQLRLPVVLSLWGTDLMGEYGWLSKRCARHCDAVIVMSEEMARELGQPCHVIPHGIDMDRFAPRPTAEARAEVGWDPDARHVLFPYPPSQDVKDHPRAHRIVERASERVDADVELQVVYGVPHAEVATYMNAADALVLTSKREGSPNSVKEAMSCNLPVVSADVGDVRDRLDGVSPSTVSDDDEELAAGLADVLADPRPSDGREAIRDISLDRMAERIEGVYESVT; this is encoded by the coding sequence ATGAAGGTCCTCAATCTTGTCTCGAACGAGGACGCCCGCTTCTTCGAGCAACAGCGGACGGTGCTGGAACGCCGCGGCGTCAACTGCGAGACGATGAAACCGCCGGGCGACCACGTCGCCCGCGAGGACATGACCGAACGGACCGCTGGCGACTACCTCAAGTTCGTCCCGCAGGTCCTCACCGAGTCGCGGGAGGGCTACGACCTCGTCCACGCGAACTACGGCTTGACCGCGCCGATGGCGCTGGCCCAACTCCGACTCCCGGTCGTCCTCTCGCTGTGGGGCACCGACCTGATGGGCGAGTACGGATGGCTCTCGAAGCGCTGTGCGCGCCACTGCGACGCGGTCATCGTCATGTCCGAGGAGATGGCGCGGGAACTCGGCCAACCCTGCCACGTCATCCCCCACGGCATCGACATGGACCGGTTCGCTCCCCGGCCGACGGCCGAGGCCCGCGCGGAGGTCGGTTGGGACCCCGACGCGCGCCACGTCTTGTTCCCGTACCCGCCGTCCCAAGACGTGAAAGACCATCCGCGCGCGCATCGCATCGTCGAACGCGCCAGCGAGCGCGTGGACGCCGACGTGGAGTTACAGGTCGTCTACGGCGTCCCCCACGCCGAGGTGGCGACGTACATGAACGCCGCCGACGCGCTCGTGCTGACCTCGAAGCGCGAGGGGTCGCCCAACTCGGTGAAGGAGGCGATGAGCTGTAACCTGCCCGTCGTCTCGGCCGACGTGGGCGACGTGCGCGACCGCCTCGACGGCGTCTCGCCATCGACGGTCTCGGACGACGACGAGGAACTCGCGGCGGGGTTGGCCGACGTGCTGGCCGACCCGCGGCCCTCCGACGGCCGCGAGGCGATTCGGGACATCAGTTTGGACCGCATGGCCGAGCGCATCGAAGGCGTCTACGAGTCGGTGACGTGA
- a CDS encoding aldo/keto reductase: protein MTDSESPDLDFVQMGGTGLQTSELQFGTWRFGKETEEGNVEIGEERAYELLDAYADAGGRYIDAADVYGGGKAEEWIGNWLEDRDRQRYTIASKIYWQIRDDDPNSRGTNRKNLRHRADAILDRLDTDYVDVLYIHRWDDQTSAREMMKTLNALVESGKVNYLGASTLRPNAWKVAKANAIARAEGWEPFTVLQPRYNLVDREIEGDYLEMARQEDLAVCPWSPLGQGFLTGKYSREDGLTGQSRAAESSRFEDAYLTEENFDLHDELDAVADEVDATPAQTALAWLSHRDGVTAPIVGARTIEQLDENLAAADIDLSDEQVERLAEAKGGPYAGL, encoded by the coding sequence ATGACTGACAGCGAGTCACCCGACCTCGACTTCGTTCAGATGGGTGGAACCGGTCTCCAGACCAGCGAACTCCAGTTCGGAACCTGGCGCTTCGGGAAAGAGACCGAGGAAGGAAACGTCGAAATCGGCGAGGAGCGCGCCTACGAACTGCTCGACGCCTACGCCGACGCTGGCGGGCGCTACATCGACGCCGCCGACGTGTACGGCGGCGGGAAGGCCGAGGAGTGGATCGGCAACTGGCTGGAAGACCGCGACCGCCAGCGATACACCATCGCCTCGAAGATTTACTGGCAGATTCGGGACGACGACCCGAACAGTCGGGGCACCAACCGGAAGAATCTTCGGCACCGTGCCGACGCCATCCTCGACCGCCTCGACACCGACTACGTGGACGTGCTCTACATCCACCGCTGGGACGACCAGACCTCCGCCCGCGAGATGATGAAGACGCTCAACGCGCTCGTCGAGTCGGGGAAGGTCAACTACCTCGGGGCCTCGACGCTCCGCCCGAACGCCTGGAAGGTGGCGAAGGCCAACGCCATCGCTCGCGCAGAGGGTTGGGAGCCGTTCACCGTCCTCCAGCCGCGATACAACCTCGTGGACCGCGAAATCGAGGGAGACTACTTGGAGATGGCCCGTCAGGAAGACCTCGCAGTCTGTCCGTGGAGTCCGCTCGGACAGGGCTTTCTCACCGGCAAGTATTCGCGCGAGGACGGCCTGACCGGCCAGTCGCGCGCCGCCGAGTCCAGTCGCTTCGAGGACGCCTATCTCACCGAGGAGAACTTCGACCTCCACGACGAACTCGACGCGGTTGCCGACGAGGTTGACGCGACGCCCGCCCAGACCGCGCTCGCGTGGCTCTCGCACCGTGACGGCGTGACCGCGCCCATCGTCGGCGCTCGCACCATCGAACAGCTAGACGAAAACCTCGCGGCCGCCGATATCGACCTCTCGGACGAACAGGTCGAGCGACTTGCCGAGGCGAAGGGCGGTCCGTACGCCGGTCTCTGA
- a CDS encoding PadR family transcriptional regulator has protein sequence MHDLTGFQRDLLYVIAGKDEPHGLAIKDELESYYEKEIHHGRLYPNLDTLVDKGLVDKGQRDRRTNYYALTDRGSREIAARREWETEHLGEKSSIIA, from the coding sequence ATGCACGACCTGACTGGTTTCCAACGGGACCTGTTGTACGTCATCGCGGGCAAAGACGAGCCACACGGCCTCGCAATCAAGGACGAGCTTGAATCGTACTACGAGAAAGAGATTCACCACGGTCGCCTCTACCCGAATCTCGACACCCTCGTCGATAAAGGACTCGTGGACAAGGGTCAGCGCGACCGGCGCACCAACTACTACGCGCTTACCGACCGCGGAAGCCGTGAAATCGCGGCTCGCCGCGAGTGGGAGACCGAACACCTCGGCGAGAAGTCGTCAATCATCGCATAA
- a CDS encoding tubulin/FtsZ family protein, producing the protein MKLAMVGFGQAGGKIVDKFIEYDRRTGGEAVRSAVAVNTAKADLAGLDYVPEENQVLIGQSRVKGHGVGADNELGAEITEEDIDEVQGAVDNVPIHDIDAFLIVAGMGGGTGSGGAPVLAKYLKRIYTEPVYGLGVLPGRDEGGIYTLNAARSFQTFVREVDNLLVFDNDAWREAGESVGSGYDRINEEIVRRFGILFGAGEVSGDDEVGESVVDSSEIINTLDTGGVSTIGYAEESVENPSGGLLSRFKSNGTEEVDSTHATNRITSLVRKAALGRLTLPCEIDSAERSLLVASGPPEYLNRKGVEKGRKWLENQTGSMEVRGGDYPVGGAEQVAGVVLLSGVSQVPRVEELQEVAVETQDNIDEIRSQSDESTTDLIEDEDGELDPLF; encoded by the coding sequence ATGAAACTGGCGATGGTCGGATTCGGGCAGGCCGGTGGCAAAATCGTGGACAAGTTCATCGAGTACGACCGACGCACCGGCGGCGAGGCGGTGCGCTCGGCCGTCGCGGTCAACACCGCGAAGGCCGACCTCGCGGGTCTCGACTACGTTCCCGAGGAGAATCAGGTTCTCATCGGCCAATCGCGGGTGAAAGGCCACGGTGTCGGCGCGGACAACGAGCTGGGCGCGGAAATCACTGAGGAGGACATCGACGAGGTGCAGGGCGCGGTGGATAACGTACCCATCCACGACATCGACGCCTTCCTCATCGTCGCGGGGATGGGCGGCGGCACGGGGTCAGGCGGCGCGCCAGTCTTGGCGAAGTATCTCAAGCGCATCTACACCGAACCGGTGTACGGTCTCGGCGTCCTCCCCGGCAGAGACGAGGGCGGCATCTACACGCTGAACGCCGCGCGGTCGTTCCAGACGTTCGTCCGCGAGGTGGACAACCTGCTCGTCTTCGACAACGACGCGTGGCGCGAGGCGGGCGAGAGCGTCGGGTCGGGCTACGACCGCATCAACGAGGAAATCGTTCGGCGGTTCGGCATCCTCTTCGGCGCGGGCGAGGTCTCGGGCGACGACGAAGTCGGCGAGAGTGTCGTGGACTCCAGCGAGATTATCAACACGCTCGACACCGGCGGCGTCTCGACCATTGGGTACGCCGAAGAGAGCGTCGAGAACCCCTCTGGGGGCCTGCTCTCGCGGTTTAAGAGCAACGGCACCGAGGAAGTGGACTCGACGCACGCGACTAACCGCATCACGAGTCTGGTTCGAAAGGCCGCACTCGGACGACTCACCCTTCCCTGCGAGATAGACAGCGCCGAGCGGTCGCTGTTGGTCGCCAGCGGGCCGCCCGAGTACCTGAACCGCAAGGGCGTCGAGAAGGGCCGCAAGTGGCTCGAAAATCAGACCGGGTCGATGGAGGTCCGGGGCGGCGACTACCCGGTCGGCGGCGCGGAGCAGGTCGCCGGGGTCGTCCTGCTGTCCGGCGTCTCGCAGGTCCCGCGTGTCGAGGAGCTACAGGAGGTGGCCGTCGAGACGCAGGACAATATCGACGAGATTCGGTCTCAGAGCGACGAAAGTACGACCGACCTCATCGAGGACGAGGACGGCGAGTTGGACCCGCTGTTCTGA